Genomic segment of Benincasa hispida cultivar B227 chromosome 1, ASM972705v1, whole genome shotgun sequence:
TAAGTGCAAGTCTCAAATGTAGCATTATAACCACAGAAAATTCTCATCCAAGCGATTAGAGTACGTCCAGACAAAATTTAAACACCAAAACAAACTACATTCGAAATATAGCGTACGATAActcgaaaacaaaaaaaatgaagttgTTCAGTAACCTAATACGAGAGTAATCCATAATCCAATAACTGAACGAGCCACTTCAGAACCTAAGCTTGGTGAAAAACCACCTGTTCTTTCCGGTTTTGAACCTTTCCTCGAATCTCTTCTTGGTCTCCTTGGCGGCGGTTACCTTCTTGTCCTTGGATAGCAATGAATCAATAGTGACAACATCTTTAAGATCGACATCGAGAGTGTACCTGGTCGGCATCAGGTGCCTGTAATTGACGAGCTTGATGAAGGCCTTGACTCGGGATTTCTTAGCAGTCTTCTTGGCAGAGTCCTTGCGGATGACCTTGGCCGGGTACTTCTTGATTCCGGCGACTAAGCAGTGGCCATAAGCCCGATCCCGAGTTCCGTCGTCAAAGGCACGAATGATGACCGCCTTCCGGCCAGCGTAACGGCCTTGAAGGATGATGACGGCTTTGTTAGGCTTGAGGAACTTCACCATTTTGGAATTTCAACTCCACTCTGTTTTCCGTCTCCTTCCTCTCGGCTCCAAGCCTCCAACAAATGAAGCAGCGTTGATTTAGGTTTTCCCTAAAAATAGGGTTTTAGGGCTTTTCAAGTGAAATTGGGCCGTAATTCAAATGGGCCTTCGTACTGAACTGGGCCGACCATTATTGGAGTGTTCGATTCGGCTATCTAACACCAATTTCTGCATTTGATTATTACTATTTTGAGGACACGTGCCGGCCGCCGGggttaaaaacataaatttttaaatgactatactattaatttaatttacataataaatatatgacatgaaatttaaaaacaacaaaagagACAATAGCTAATACTatatttaaaagttcaaaatatCGATCTTGATTAAAATATCAAAGTCccgattttatggaaatattgatataattagttaatgaaacttTAATTGTGACCTAATTTGACTATATTTGaccatttttaatcatcatttctataaagtaagatGATATTTAGATATCTAGTGTAAATATATAAGTGGCGAAGCGAGagtacaaatttaaaagataaaagaaaaaataattacataataatatcaaatgttggtaattaattgtaatattaaaggatataaaatgtttgcataaaaataattgtaaattatcTGTTATAAAATCTACATATCTAATACTAAAAAGATGATCTTGAAGCatctgatttaaaatcttgataATTATGGTAGAAACTATGGTATTGCTCCCAAGTCATCCTATATTAAAAATGTTGAAGATAGTtacttaaatgaaaatgataggACTCGTACGCCCAACATATAGACCCTATTGGTTGATAAATATCATTGGTCGATGGTCTTCCACTTCGGATGGATAATAACTATTTAGTGGAAAGTTAGATTGAAAATAGATTGAAAATTGTTATGGTCAAGTCTTGAAAGACCATCATGATTTGCGTAAGAATAATTACTTTGACTATGGTTTTGTTGTGTATTACTATTGCTTATGACCAACTTATGGCCatagtttttaagttttttttattggaaatGAAAACTTTGAAGGGTGAAAGGAGCAAAACTCATGTCAGTTCAATTTTTATGtgaaattatatgaaaattcaGTGGAAAAATGTgtgaatgaaattcaaaataaatatatgttattttatcaattttagttttttggaaatgaaagttttggatggaaaaaaaaaaaaaaaaccttacatcaatccaattttgaggtgaagtgatataaaatttaatggaaaaatgtttgaataaaattaaaaataaatatatgttattgtttttttcaattttagttcgtTGAACATGAAAGCTTTTGATGGTTAAAAACCAATTTtacatcaattcaatttgaggTGGAATGAcatgaaaatttaatgaaaaaatgtttgaatgaagttaaaaatagatatatgttattatttttctcaattttggtTTATTTGAAGTGAAAGATTTggatgataaaaaaataaaacctacatcaattcaattttgaagtAAAATTATACATTGACGTGTGAaactatataatttatataatcaaaacaaatcttaaaaaaacaataaaaaaaaaaaataaataatcccATTGAgcctaattatttttttaaaaaaatctaaatttctatcaaaattttgaacatgagggataaattgaaatttcaagatttcGACCGAAATTTTGAAGTATGACCATCTTGTCTGTGTTTTATTTGATCAAGTtataataaatatgaaatacaTTGGACGAGGACGAGGACGAGTGGAGAATATTTTGAAcataatatattgattttaaattttcattgaaacaatataatatttatttattttaaattgtaaataaaataatatatttcatttataattataaatgtcattaaataaaatgaaataagacaTTATACacaattttttgaaagataaaatgtGAAATTATACCAgaacaaaaataagaaaatgacaaaaaaaaaaatgtaaattttgaaaaaggaagaacatttaaaaaaaaaatcacgtgTAAAACAAAAAGTTGTGATATGGAGGGCAAAACAGTCTCTATGGATAATTTGTCATCTGTTTTTTTGAGATGGTAGATAATTAGAATCTTAAACGtctgaaattatatatattaggaaTTATAAGTATATGACATCTTtagattatcatatttatataatattttgataattatgTTTGTTTAGTAGGATTTCTACTCGAATTTACGTAAAGTTCCAAGAATGCCTTTACAGATTTACtactttataattaatttgacatAATTTAAACTTATATAATAGATTTGTTtctatcaatttgaatttcttttaaaattaatataatttatattatttttatatgNatttaaatttaaatttaaatatattactaaaaaataataagaattatgatacaattaaaaatatgtgatatacatGATTGagagtatttattttaattatatgatgcaaatgcaaatatatatataataaaatgaaaaaatgacaaCAAAACGTAAAATGGAGATGTCCTCAACTCAGGAATCTGAAAAACATATGTTTCGAGATGATATCCAAAACTCTTCAAATGCCCTCCATCCGGACATCATAGGATGCACGAGAATCTTCAAATGTTAGGACATCTTAAATACCGCATAACAAACATACTAATTCAGATATCCAGTTCATAGAAATCTAATATGTTTGCGAAATAAATGGACCCTAAAGTTAAAAGGGAAGAGTTAAAAATTCTCTTCACTGCCATTTTTACACGgtaattatagtttttttttttttttttttttggaaaaataacaCCAATTTCTGTTAATTGAATAAATGCAAAATGCATAATGATGCATAATACACGTGGCATTTTTTATTAACCTCTAAATTATTATCTGTCGTAATGTCTTATGTGATAGATACAACTTTGATGTTTACTTTTAACAACAAATAGGAATTCATTCGTCACAGTATTGAATTTTTTGGTGAGTAcagattatacaattaattaattcatccCATAAATAGATCAGCAAGGAAAATGATGagtagatttaaaaaaaaaactagtgtCTATCACAAGATGGATTGTGATTCATTCAAACGTGTCTTTCACCATCGAGTATTATCCGAGTATTAAATTAGTGTTATTGGTAAAGTTCAAATACT
This window contains:
- the LOC120070851 gene encoding 60S ribosomal protein L27; the protein is MVKFLKPNKAVIILQGRYAGRKAVIIRAFDDGTRDRAYGHCLVAGIKKYPAKVIRKDSAKKTAKKSRVKAFIKLVNYRHLMPTRYTLDVDLKDVVTIDSLLSKDKKVTAAKETKKRFEERFKTGKNRWFFTKLRF